A single window of candidate division KSB1 bacterium DNA harbors:
- the thiL gene encoding thiamine-phosphate kinase: MQLKEIGEFGLIDRIKNIVDTSSAELIVGIGDDAAAFRTSTDLLTLLTTDALIEDVHFDLDYFTFYQLGWRALAVNLSDIAAMGGRPKYAVFSLGLPEKIQVESVEEFYQGAKELGDKFQTAVIGGDTTQSPDRLFVSVTVVGEVEENKLTQRSGAQVGDAVFVTGTLGGARAGLNVQKSLDTNLKEKYPCLTDKHL; encoded by the coding sequence GCAGCTCAAAGAAATCGGCGAGTTCGGTCTCATTGACCGGATTAAAAATATCGTTGATACCTCCTCCGCAGAACTCATTGTCGGGATTGGCGACGACGCTGCTGCTTTCAGAACTTCAACAGATCTTCTAACTCTTCTCACAACCGATGCTTTAATCGAAGATGTTCATTTTGATTTAGACTATTTTACTTTTTATCAATTAGGGTGGCGGGCGCTTGCTGTGAATCTGAGCGACATCGCGGCAATGGGCGGCCGGCCGAAATATGCCGTGTTTTCTCTTGGGCTTCCTGAAAAAATTCAGGTTGAATCGGTTGAGGAATTCTACCAGGGGGCAAAAGAATTAGGCGATAAATTCCAAACTGCAGTTATCGGGGGGGACACAACGCAATCGCCGGATCGGTTGTTTGTTTCCGTTACAGTTGTCGGTGAAGTTGAAGAAAATAAATTAACGCAGCGCTCCGGCGCCCAGGTTGGAGACGCGGTTTTTGTGACCGGAACGCTTGGCGGCGCCCGGGCGGGTCTGAACGTACAAAAATCTTTGGATACGAACCTCAAAGAAAAGTACCCGTGCCTAACCGACAAACATCT